The Pantoea trifolii nucleotide sequence GTGCGGTAGAGGGAGAAATCATCGGCTGTTTAGTTTTTCTAACCGCTCGCTACCCCTTGTGTTTACTGAGTTATCGGCGAAAAGTGTGAATTGATTAGGGAAAAATTGAACCCCTGGCGTACAAGTGCCGATTTGCTGATCTATAGTAAAGAAAACTGATATAAATCATTAATCCGTCATCTAGGAATTTTCTTAGATGGCAGGCGCTTACGCTGTCGAGTCCATTGCGGCTCTTGTTTGATTTCGGATGTATTTCCATAAATGTCTGACCAGGTGAAAAAGCACTGACCTTGGATAATCAGTAAGGAATGATTATGAAACTCAAGCTTTTTCTTATGGCTACTAGCCTAAGCGCCGCGCTAGCCCCTACTGCTGTTTTTGCCGCCACCACCACGGGAACCATCAATGCGACGTTGACGCTGACCACCGGTTGTTTGGTAAACGGCCAGTCTGCAACGACGGGGGTTAACTTCGGTACCCTGAACTTTGGTAGCAGTGCCGCCACCTTTGATACGCTCAACGCCACGCTGGTCGGTGCCTCGGGTAACGGCATCTTTGTCCGCTGCACCACCGGACAAACCTTCAACGTGCAGGTCACCAGCAGTAATGCCGCTCCGGCGACCATTTACGGCACGGTGAGTGGGCAGCCACGCTATCTGATCCTCGGCTCCAACAATACGCAGGGTATTGCCTATACGTTGTATAGCGATGCCGCCTTTACCACTGCTATCGCCAACAACACCAATATCGCCGCCAGTGGCACCACGGATCCAACGTTGGGTACCAACTACGCCATTTATGGTCGCGTGGTCGGCGGCGGCTTTAACCCGTTGATTCCCGCAGGGACTTACACCGACACCATTAACGTGGCGGTGAATTACTGAGGGAAAGGATAATCAGGGTGGCCGTGGTGCAGCGGTTGATGCACAGTGCAGGCGGCCTTGCCCTGCTGATAGGGAGCGTCTCCGCCTGGGGGTTGCCCACAGCAACGTTTCAGGTTTCAGCATCAGTAGTGGCAGGCTGTGTTGTTTCCGGTACCAATACCGGGGTCTTTGGCACGCTTAACTTTGGTACCCAATCTGGCGTGGCTGCAAGCAGCGTCAGCGCCAGCTATGTGCAAAGCACCACTATCACTCTCGCCTGCACGCCAGGCACCGCCGTCAGCATGAGCATTAACGGTGGCAGCAATTACACCTCCACGCGCAACCTCAAGCATACCAGCAACACCGATACCGTGGCCTACAGCCTGTATACCAATGCGGCACACACCACGGCGATTCCAGTGAACAGCCCGATGGCGTTGAGTTACAGCAATGCCAATAACATCACGTTGCCGATTTACGGCTTATTAACGCTGCTCGGCCCCACGCGCGCCGGGACGTATACCGACACCTTAACCGTCACGCTGAGTTGGTGACGGCGCCAATAAGAAGGATGAATGATGATGAACCTGCGCGCCCTGATTCTGTTGTTATGTGTGGCACTAACACCTGCGGTGCATGCCGCCAATTCACTGATGGTGTGGCCAATCGATCCGGCAATCGATCCACAAGATAAAGCCAGCGAGCTGTGGCTGGAGAATCGCGGCAATGCCACCACCATGATGCAGGTGCGCATCTTCAGCTGGCAGCAGGTCAACGGTCAGGAGCAGTATCAAACCCAGCAGCAAGTGGTAGCGAGCCCGCCGATGGTACGCCTTGAGCCAGGGCAAAAGCAGCTGGTGCGTTTAATCAAGCAAACGCCGCCTGAAGCCGGACGTGAGATGTCCTATCGCGTGGTGCTGGATGAGATCCCCACGCCGCGCACGCCGGGCGAGAATCAGGCCGGGCTGACGTTCCAGATGCGCTATTCGGTGCCGCTGTTTGTTTACGGCAACGGCGTAACACGCGACACGGCGAAACCGCAGCTGAGCTGGCAGGAAGTGAACAGCGGCGGCAAGCGCTGGCTGGAGCTGACCAATCACGGTAACGGCCACGCGCGTTTAAGTAACGTGACCATTGGCGGGCACAAAATGGGCAACGGCTTGTTTGGCTACGTGCTGGCCAACAGCAGCCATCGCTGGCCGTTAACCCGCAGCGTAAGCGGTGAACTGTCGGCCGAAATGAACAAAGGCCACTGGAGCAGCGCTGCCGCGCGTTGATGAAGTTAACGCCGCATCCCTGCGCGCTGGCCGTTGCCAGCGTGCTCTGTATTTGCCCGATGAGTAGCAGTGCGGAGACCTTCTCCGAACTGCCACCGCCGCCTGCGCTAGAGAATAACGCCAGCGGTCAGCAATACATGCTGGAACTGGTGGTGAATCAGGGCGAACGTGGCGACATCGTGCCGGTTGAACGCAAAAACGGTGATTTCTGGCTGCGACGCGGCGATCTGCAACGCGCCGGTATTCCGGCCGAGAAGTTGCAAGGGCAGCAGATCGATGTCAATCAACTGAGCGGAGCGAAAGTGGAGTATGACGAACGACGCCAGCGCCTGTTACTGACGGTGCCGCCCGCCTGGCTGCCGGGCCAAACCATTGGCCAGCTGCAGAATGCGCCGCGCTTTCCCGGCCGCGCCAGCAATGGCGCCCTGCTCAACTATGACTTCTACGCCACGCGCACCGATAACGCCGGTTCGCGCCTCTCCAGCTGGAATGAATTGCGCTTCTTTGGCCCGGTTGGGCAGTTTTCGACCAACGGTGTTTATGTGCAGCAACTGGAAGGTGGCGTTGCCGGTCAGCAGGAAGGCTATATCCGCTACGATACCTGGTTCAGTAATGAAAACGAGAACGCAGCAATTAGCTGGCGCGCCGGGGATTTGGTTACTGATGCGTTGAGCTGGAGCAACAGCGTGCGGCTGGGTGGCGTGCAGATTGGCCGCGACTTCAGCGTGCGTCCGGATCTGGTGACCTATCCGCTGCCGGCGTTTTCCGGTCAGGCGGCGGTGCCCTCGTCGGTCGATCTGTTTATTAATGGTTATCGCAGCACCCAGGCCGATGTGCAGCCGGGTCCGTGGTCGCTCACTAACGTACCTTTCGTTAACGGCGCAGGCGATGCGGTGATCACCACCACCGATGCAGTGGGCAGACAAGTCACCACCACGCTGCCGTTTTACGTCTCCAGCAGTTTGCTGAAAACCGGGCTATCCGATTACTCCTTTTCCGCTGGTGCCATTCGCGAAAACTACGGCATCAACAATTTTGATTATGGCGCGGCGGCGGCCAGCGGTTCGTATCGCTACGGTATCAACGATTGGCTAACGCTGGAGAGTCACGCAGAAGGCAGCGACAGCGTGGCGATGGGCGGCGCAGGTGGCCTGGTGAAGCTCGGCAGTTTTGGCGTGGTGAATGGTGCGCTGGCACAAAGCCAGATGGACGGCAATCCGGGTACGCAATACAGCTGGGGCTATCAGTACAACAACAGCTGGTTCAGCCTCGGAACTCAGCACATAATTCGCAGCGCCGATTTCGGCAACCTCGCGCTGGTTGGCAGTCGCGGCGACAGCGCGAACACCAGCTATTCACTGGCTCGGCGCAGCGCGCAGTACACCGCCAGCGTATCGCTGAATGATTACGGCAGCCTGGGATTGGCCTATTTTGATATCTCCGGCGGCAACGGTGACCGTACACGGTTACTCAATCTGTCGTGGAGTAAAAATCTGTGGGGTAACAGCAGTTTGTACATCTCCGCTAGCCGCGATCAGGAACAGGGAAACTGGAGCGGCGCGATTTCGCTGGTCATCCCGTTTGGCGAGCAGAGCAGCGCCTCGGTCAGCACCGAACGCGATCAGCAAGGCAATAACAGCCAGCGACTATATGTGTCGCGCGCAATGCCAACTGACGGTGGCTTCTCATACGATGCCGCGTGGGCCAATCAGGCCAGCGACAGCGGCGATTATCGCCAGGCCAGCCTGCGTTATCGCAACAATAAAATCGATACCTCAGCCGGTTTCTACGGCGATAACGACAACACCACGCAATGGGCTGATTTCACCGGTTCGGTGGTGTTGATGGATAACCGCGTGTTCGCTGCCAACGATATCAACGATGCCTTTGTGGTGGTGAAAACCGATTATCCCGACGTGACGGTGCGTTATGAGAACCAAACCATGGGCCGCACCGATAAACAAGGTTATCTGCTGGTGCCATCGATCAGCAGCTATTACGGCGCGAAGTACGATATCGATACGCTGGATCTGCCTGCCGATCGCACCGCGCCGAAGGTCGAACAGCGCTTTGCGGTGAAGCGTAAGAGCGGCTATCTGCTCAACTTCCCGGTCGAGCGCCTGCGCGCCGCCAGCGTTGTACTGCACGACAGCAATCATCAGCCGCTGCCGATTTCCAGCCAGGTGTTACGTCCGAATCAGGCCACCGAATATGTCGGCTGGGACGGCATTGTATGGATGGAAGATCTGGCTGCCAGCAACCCGATTCACGTGGTGACGCCAGATGGACGCAGTTGCGATACGCAACTGGAGATCGCCGACGGCCAGCCAAAAGCGCTGGAAACCTACGGACCGCTTACTTGCCCGCTGCCACCGCCGCCGCAAGGTTCTGCGGTGAGCAGCGCGGATAATTCACAGTCAGGGATTTCACCATGAGAAAGCTTCTGCTCCTGCTGGCGCTGTTTTTACTGCCGGGCACCAGCTATGCGCTTTGTAGCTTATCGGCGCCGACTGCGACCTTTGGCTCGGTCACCACATTTTCGGTGGCTTCAACGGTGAATAACACCTCCAGTACCACCAATGTTAACTGTGGCTCAGGTACGCTTTCGCTGCTGGGCTCCGATAACATCACCTATGCCTTTACCACCGCCTCTAACCTCAGCGGCACGCGCGCCGTGTTGAAAACCGCCAGCGGCGGCACCGATAACATTCCGATCCAGCTGTGTATCGATAGCGCCTGCGCCACTGAATTACAGCAGGGCGGCAGCTATCGCTGGAGTTCCGCCTCGCTGCTGGCGCTGGGTAACACCCTCAACTTCAACATTCCGCTCTACTTCCGCACCCTTACCGGGCAGGTGATTGCCGCTGGCACCTATACCACCACCATCACGCTGACCGTGAGT carries:
- a CDS encoding spore coat protein U domain-containing protein, producing MKLKLFLMATSLSAALAPTAVFAATTTGTINATLTLTTGCLVNGQSATTGVNFGTLNFGSSAATFDTLNATLVGASGNGIFVRCTTGQTFNVQVTSSNAAPATIYGTVSGQPRYLILGSNNTQGIAYTLYSDAAFTTAIANNTNIAASGTTDPTLGTNYAIYGRVVGGGFNPLIPAGTYTDTINVAVNY
- a CDS encoding Csu type fimbrial protein, with product MHSAGGLALLIGSVSAWGLPTATFQVSASVVAGCVVSGTNTGVFGTLNFGTQSGVAASSVSASYVQSTTITLACTPGTAVSMSINGGSNYTSTRNLKHTSNTDTVAYSLYTNAAHTTAIPVNSPMALSYSNANNITLPIYGLLTLLGPTRAGTYTDTLTVTLSW
- a CDS encoding fimbrial biogenesis chaperone, coding for MMNLRALILLLCVALTPAVHAANSLMVWPIDPAIDPQDKASELWLENRGNATTMMQVRIFSWQQVNGQEQYQTQQQVVASPPMVRLEPGQKQLVRLIKQTPPEAGREMSYRVVLDEIPTPRTPGENQAGLTFQMRYSVPLFVYGNGVTRDTAKPQLSWQEVNSGGKRWLELTNHGNGHARLSNVTIGGHKMGNGLFGYVLANSSHRWPLTRSVSGELSAEMNKGHWSSAAAR
- a CDS encoding fimbria/pilus outer membrane usher protein; translation: MKLTPHPCALAVASVLCICPMSSSAETFSELPPPPALENNASGQQYMLELVVNQGERGDIVPVERKNGDFWLRRGDLQRAGIPAEKLQGQQIDVNQLSGAKVEYDERRQRLLLTVPPAWLPGQTIGQLQNAPRFPGRASNGALLNYDFYATRTDNAGSRLSSWNELRFFGPVGQFSTNGVYVQQLEGGVAGQQEGYIRYDTWFSNENENAAISWRAGDLVTDALSWSNSVRLGGVQIGRDFSVRPDLVTYPLPAFSGQAAVPSSVDLFINGYRSTQADVQPGPWSLTNVPFVNGAGDAVITTTDAVGRQVTTTLPFYVSSSLLKTGLSDYSFSAGAIRENYGINNFDYGAAAASGSYRYGINDWLTLESHAEGSDSVAMGGAGGLVKLGSFGVVNGALAQSQMDGNPGTQYSWGYQYNNSWFSLGTQHIIRSADFGNLALVGSRGDSANTSYSLARRSAQYTASVSLNDYGSLGLAYFDISGGNGDRTRLLNLSWSKNLWGNSSLYISASRDQEQGNWSGAISLVIPFGEQSSASVSTERDQQGNNSQRLYVSRAMPTDGGFSYDAAWANQASDSGDYRQASLRYRNNKIDTSAGFYGDNDNTTQWADFTGSVVLMDNRVFAANDINDAFVVVKTDYPDVTVRYENQTMGRTDKQGYLLVPSISSYYGAKYDIDTLDLPADRTAPKVEQRFAVKRKSGYLLNFPVERLRAASVVLHDSNHQPLPISSQVLRPNQATEYVGWDGIVWMEDLAASNPIHVVTPDGRSCDTQLEIADGQPKALETYGPLTCPLPPPPQGSAVSSADNSQSGISP